In Andrena cerasifolii isolate SP2316 chromosome 11, iyAndCera1_principal, whole genome shotgun sequence, the genomic stretch AAATtgattaatacaaaaattaattatattgataaatagtgAGATCGAATTAATGAACCCAGTAGTACAGAATCTACAAGTGCAGGTCCCTATAAGAAAAGATCATATGTTGAGAGAATATAGAGAAGCACaaacatttaattgttgattctctatatttttaggtTAGTGAAACACGTGGAAGTATGTAtgtgataattatttattatgtaattgataataaacctctatatttttagacgaatcaacctTGTGTTTTTGCTTAAGAAGGAATCCGAAATAATATCATAAATCAACAATTATCACGTTTGGGCAAGAAACGCGCACGAGAAGAGACGTCGAATACGCAACATTATGGAAAGGTTAAAATTCCAATTTGAAGTCGTTGCAGCGGAAGACCCCAAATCAAACGTCATAGCCATTACATCCATAACAAATGAAGAAGATATAAAATTTCATATCCCAAGAAACCTGTGGTCGCAAAAACATCATGCAGAGCTCACAGCTCTGCCCGAGTTCAAAAAAGTTACAACGACTCTGACGAAGCGCGGACATACACGAAGTGTATGGTTTAATCTAAGCGAAAAAGTATTAGGTAATTATAAAGACGGGAGTGGAAATATGGTAATAGGAGACTATCTATTAGAAGAAAGTCAAACATCCCAAAAACAACAAATCACGGCTCAAACAACACAAATAGATGAAAACCTACTAAAGATCTTGGAAAAGTTGTCTGAACATAAAGAGGATAGTCAAACTTTGAAGAATCGAAACCTAAGTAAAATCTCcgaaaaatttgtaattgagAAATTCAATGGTAAGAACGTTAGTGTAAAGCTATGGTTATCGACATACGAGAGCGAATGTGAcagattaaatattacaaaagacgttgaaaaaattgaaattttaagattgttTCTAGAAGATAATTGCAGAGACTGGCATAGTTCTATGTTAATAAGAAATACACTAAATTCGGAATGGAGAATTTGGAGAGAAAATTTCCTAGGAACTTTTGCAGATAAAGGATGGTCACCGGTAATGCATGCGATAAATTACAGGTTTCTGAATGGCTCACTTTTAGATTATGCTTTAAGAAAAGAACGtctattgttagaaacaaacaaagaaatagATAGAAAAACTTTAATAAATCTAATTGCTGCGGGATTACCGGCATTTGTGAGAGACAAAATCGATAGAGAAGATTTAGAAAACTCAAAAGACTTATTTAATGAATTAAGAAGATACGAGAAAACAACGAATAGAAAGATTACAGAGGATAACAAAGAAGTAAGAAGAATTACAAAATCAGAAACGAGAAGTAGTGATAAAAAGCCATGCAAGATTTGTGAAGAAAAAGGTAAGAAAAACCGATACCATCCAGAAAACCTATGCTggtataaagcagaaagaaatGGAACTCAAAATAGAAATATATCTACAAATTCAATATTAGAAGTTGAACTTAATACAGAGGATCAAAAAAACTGAATTTCCCGCCGTTAATCAAACTTGACGTTCTATTAAACAACGTATTGAAAGTTAAAGGAATTTATGATCCTGGTTCAAACGTGACCGTGATAAATtccaaattaataaaattaaaaaacagagaaaaagatcAACAAAGCAGCACGTTAAGATCGATTAATGGCAGGGGAAAAACTGAGGGATTGATAACTCTAAAAGCAAGAATACTggacgaagaaaaaaatataaatgcattTATATTGGAAAGTAAAGATTTTGATAATGACATGATATTGGGActagatacaataaaaaattttggaTTGACTCATGATGAAAATTTAGATGTTAAAAAGCTAAAAGAAAatatgaaagagaataaaaaaaaagaacaggacACAGGAAAATTAATTCAAGAATATGAAGTAAATTTCAATGAAGGAATAGACACAAACCGATTTATTACTGACACGGAACACTTAGATTCAGATCAAAGAGAAGAAATAAACGtcttaataaatgaatataaacaGATTTTCGCCAAAGATAAATATGACGTaggcaaagtaaaaaattatgaagCATTCATTGACCTACAAACGGAAAAATATTGCTATAAAAGACCATATAGATGTTCAATCACAGATAGAATTGAGATAGAAAGACAGATCGCGGAactattaaaacataatttgaTTGAGGAGTCATATAGTCCTTTTGCAGCGCCAGTGACACTAGCCTTTAAAAGAGATGAAGGGAAAAGAAGTCGTTTATGTATAGACTTTAGAGAATTAAATAAGATAATAGTTCCTCAATCTCAACCGTTTCCCTTAATAGAAGACCTAATGACTGAGACCATTGACTGTAAATATTTTACAACTCTGGACATAAACTCAGCCTTTTGGTCCATACCTTTAAGAATTCGAGATAGACCAAAAACAGGATTTGTGACGCAGGAAGGACATTATCAATGGACGTGTCTTCCTTTTGGCCTAAAGACGTCTCCAGCAATTTTTCAACGAATTTTAAGaggtattataagaaaatatggacTATCtagatttgcaaaaaattatatcgacgaTATATTAATTTTCTCAAGAACATTTGCTGAGCATATAGTACATATTAAAAGATTACTggacgctataaaaaaagaaggactTAGACTAAAATTCA encodes the following:
- the LOC143374716 gene encoding uncharacterized protein LOC143374716, with translation MERLKFQFEVVAAEDPKSNVIAITSITNEEDIKFHIPRNLWSQKHHAELTALPEFKKVTTTLTKRGHTRSVWFNLSEKVLGNYKDGSGNMVIGDYLLEESQTSQKQQITAQTTQIDENLLKILEKLSEHKEDSQTLKNRNLSKISEKFVIEKFNGKNVSVKLWLSTYESECDRLNITKDVEKIEILRLFLEDNCRDWHSSMLIRNTLNSEWRIWRENFLGTFADKGWSPVMHAINYRFLNGSLLDYALRKERLLLETNKEIDRKTLINLIAAGLPAFVRDKIDREDLENSKDLFNELRRYEKTTNRKITEDNKEVRRITKSETRSSDKKPCKICEEKGKKNRYHPENLCWYKAERNGTQNRNISTNSILEVELNTEDQKN